In Thiovibrio frasassiensis, one DNA window encodes the following:
- the nadC gene encoding carboxylating nicotinate-nucleotide diphosphorylase — translation MDTQLARQLQQFLEEDIGLGDITTDSVFPPEQQGQAVFVAKEDFVAAGLDEVAPLVFATRNPRIVCTARQKDGDRVLAGAEIFSAQGPVRDLLSAERLALNLVQRMSGIATLTSAFVQQVEGLPVRILDTRKTTPGLRALEKYAVRVGGGHNHRFSLADGILLKDNHIAACGSITKAVQTLRDKAPHTLKIEVETENLAQVEECLACGVEIIMLDNMAPALMRQAVALIGGRALVEASGGVNLTNVREIAETGVDLISVGALTHSARAMDISMRLSV, via the coding sequence ATGGATACACAGTTGGCAAGGCAGTTACAGCAGTTTCTTGAGGAAGATATCGGCTTGGGCGACATCACCACCGATTCGGTTTTTCCGCCCGAGCAGCAGGGGCAAGCCGTATTTGTCGCCAAGGAGGATTTTGTGGCGGCCGGTCTCGACGAGGTCGCCCCCCTTGTTTTTGCCACCCGCAATCCCCGGATTGTCTGCACGGCGAGGCAGAAAGACGGCGACAGAGTCCTTGCCGGGGCAGAGATTTTTTCCGCCCAGGGACCGGTGCGGGACCTGCTCAGCGCCGAACGTCTGGCCCTGAATCTGGTCCAGCGGATGAGCGGCATCGCCACCCTGACCAGCGCCTTTGTCCAACAGGTCGAGGGGTTGCCGGTGCGGATCCTTGACACCCGCAAGACCACCCCCGGCCTCCGGGCTCTGGAGAAATACGCGGTCCGGGTCGGCGGGGGGCATAATCACCGGTTCAGCCTGGCCGACGGTATCCTGCTCAAGGACAACCATATCGCGGCCTGCGGCTCCATCACCAAAGCGGTCCAGACCCTGCGGGACAAGGCGCCCCATACCCTGAAGATCGAGGTGGAAACGGAAAATCTCGCCCAGGTCGAGGAATGCCTGGCTTGCGGGGTGGAGATCATCATGCTCGACAACATGGCCCCTGCCCTGATGCGCCAAGCCGTGGCCCTGATCGGCGGCCGCGCCCTGGTGGAGGCTTCCGGCGGGGTGAATCTGACCAATGTCCGCGAGATTGCGGAAACCGGGGTTGATCTCATCTCGGTGGGGGCGCTCACCCATTCGGCCAGGGCCATGGATATCAGCATGCGGTTGAGCGTGTAA
- a CDS encoding sulfite exporter TauE/SafE family protein, with translation MQDFSVLNIFLLVLGGGLAGFINTLAGGGSFLTIPLLIFMGLPPTVANATNRIGVFLQSLTATRQLHSHGVFPVRFSLIIAIPAVLGSVLGTYGAMVISDAAFKKYLAVFMVLMTLVTFFKPAAMLPRPETTYSLKRWALLWVLFFTIGLYGGFIQAGVGFLIIAATVLTGYDLVAGNAIKSFVIFLLTCVSLAIFWFGGKVQVVPGLALGSGSMLGAFIGSHVTVTKGNGFIQKFVVAMVILSAILLMLT, from the coding sequence ATGCAGGATTTTTCCGTGCTCAATATTTTTCTGCTGGTCCTTGGCGGCGGCCTGGCCGGCTTTATCAATACCCTGGCTGGAGGCGGTTCGTTTCTTACCATCCCGCTGCTCATCTTCATGGGTCTGCCGCCCACCGTAGCCAATGCCACCAACCGCATCGGCGTCTTTCTCCAAAGCCTCACCGCCACCAGACAGCTCCATAGCCACGGGGTATTTCCGGTCCGCTTCAGCCTGATCATCGCCATTCCCGCCGTACTCGGCAGCGTGCTCGGCACCTACGGCGCCATGGTGATCAGCGATGCGGCCTTTAAAAAGTACCTGGCCGTCTTCATGGTGCTCATGACCTTGGTTACTTTTTTCAAGCCCGCCGCCATGTTGCCTCGGCCCGAGACCACTTACAGCCTCAAGCGCTGGGCCTTACTCTGGGTTCTCTTCTTCACCATCGGTTTGTATGGGGGCTTTATCCAGGCCGGGGTCGGCTTTCTGATCATTGCGGCCACGGTCCTCACCGGCTACGATCTTGTGGCGGGCAATGCCATCAAGAGCTTTGTCATTTTTCTCCTCACCTGTGTTTCCCTGGCGATCTTCTGGTTCGGCGGCAAGGTGCAGGTGGTGCCGGGCCTCGCCCTGGGCAGCGGCAGCATGCTGGGGGCCTTCATCGGCTCCCATGTCACGGTCACCAAGGGCAATGGCTTTATCCAAAAATTCGTGGTGGCCATGGTGATCCTTTCCGCCATCCTGCTCATGCTGACATAA
- a CDS encoding metallophosphoesterase family protein gives MFTFLHAADIHLDSPLRGLEAYADAPVEQLRQATRRAFDNLIDLAIEERVAFVLLAGDLYDGDWKDYNTGLFFINRVSRLRKANIRVFMVSGNHDAASQITKALQLPDNVHLFSTKQPGTVTIEALGVALHGQGYHARGLVENIARNFPQPLPHYLNIGLLHTSLTGRQGHEPYAPCSLDDLLAKGYDYWALGHIHKREEVADSPWIVFPGNIQGRHIHETGAKGATLVRVEEGRIAAVEHRELDVLRWSLCQVDLTNCATKDLAIEAIRQGMESEEGRADGRPLALRLQLTGESPVHAELHRDAVPLTEEFRSLAVGLGEIWLEKVEFATRRPVALSGDPMGLGPETPLADLVQAVDRFAFQPGSIKEQIPEIAEMLNKLPPELLHEGGLIGDDSSEWAASLREEVKEMLIAKLLGQGGGR, from the coding sequence ATGTTTACCTTTCTCCATGCCGCAGATATCCATCTCGACAGCCCCTTGCGCGGCCTGGAAGCTTACGCCGATGCGCCGGTGGAACAACTCCGCCAGGCAACGCGGAGGGCGTTCGACAACCTGATCGACCTGGCCATTGAGGAACGGGTCGCCTTTGTCCTTCTGGCAGGGGACCTCTACGACGGTGACTGGAAGGATTACAATACCGGGCTTTTCTTTATCAACCGGGTCTCCCGGCTGCGCAAGGCAAATATCCGGGTCTTCATGGTCTCGGGCAACCATGACGCGGCAAGCCAGATCACCAAGGCCCTGCAGCTGCCCGACAATGTCCACTTGTTTTCCACCAAACAACCCGGAACCGTGACCATCGAAGCACTCGGCGTTGCCTTGCATGGTCAGGGCTACCATGCCAGAGGGTTGGTCGAGAACATTGCCCGCAATTTTCCCCAACCCCTCCCGCATTACCTGAACATCGGCTTGCTCCATACCTCCCTCACCGGCCGACAGGGCCATGAACCGTATGCGCCCTGTTCCCTTGATGATCTTTTGGCCAAAGGCTATGATTATTGGGCCCTTGGCCACATCCATAAGCGGGAGGAGGTGGCCGACTCTCCCTGGATCGTTTTTCCCGGCAATATCCAAGGCAGACACATCCATGAGACCGGAGCCAAAGGGGCCACCCTGGTCCGGGTGGAGGAGGGGCGCATCGCCGCGGTGGAGCACCGTGAACTTGATGTCCTGCGCTGGTCCCTCTGTCAGGTCGATCTCACCAACTGCGCCACCAAGGATCTGGCCATCGAGGCGATCCGGCAGGGTATGGAGAGTGAAGAGGGGCGCGCCGATGGACGCCCCTTGGCTCTCCGCCTGCAATTGACAGGGGAAAGCCCGGTCCATGCTGAGTTGCACCGGGATGCTGTGCCCCTGACCGAGGAATTCCGTAGTCTTGCCGTAGGGCTCGGTGAGATATGGCTGGAAAAGGTGGAATTTGCCACCCGCCGACCCGTGGCTCTTTCCGGTGACCCCATGGGACTTGGCCCAGAAACTCCCTTGGCGGATCTGGTCCAGGCCGTCGATCGCTTTGCTTTTCAACCGGGTTCCATCAAGGAACAGATCCCGGAGATCGCGGAGATGCTCAACAAACTCCCCCCGGAGCTCCTCCATGAGGGCGGACTTATTGGTGATGATTCCTCGGAATGGGCTGCCTCCCTCCGCGAAGAGGTCAAGGAGATGCTCATCGCCAAGTTGCTCGGACAGGGGGGAGGCCGATGA
- a CDS encoding YhaN family protein, with product MRISRLELKAFARFSDHTLELGPGLHIVYGPNEAGKSSTLRALKAWLFGFPERTHDNFRHANDQLLVGGCLRAEDGRELAFYRRKKRKADVLDCEGKPLEPGALAAFLPITEQAVFESLYGLSHEDLVRGGEDILAQKGEVGQALFSAGTGISSLRGVLAGLESESELLFLARGKREINEALAAYKETQRIVRDNSLSSRDWHELNNGLAVAQEALQAIEEKGKTKDRRLRQLERLRQLFPQLALRKEIQLHLAELGKVEVVPDDFPSRRQETEKALHTLMRREADLAEKLAQREKMDVISPYQAVLDAEEAIEDLHQRLGGYNKARKDQPNLEGMRISCKREAAEFLRMVRQDISLEEAETLRAVSGRRKIISDLAAHHKGLEQGLAQTEKELRDIQREIAVLDGEIGRLPQEKDGSSLSQACRLARKYGAIDADLAARARLVEDKKRSCLAALARLPLWSGGLEDLLALRLPLPETVRKYESAFQVHDEQQRDIQKERERLRTRLAKLQGDIHQHEESGSTPSEEELVIIRTQRDLGWQLLRRQWLRGEELGGEDLAFAQDLPLPEAYEKKVVLADTLADRLRHEADRVQAFASLRTEQQSLTEALAELEKEESQIILAFTAIHTEWQTLWLPCSITPLSPKEMLAWLVEAATLREKTEDLLANERELAQKSAERQELCATLAKELAALSEKIPAETDELEPLLLQGEAVFAQLTEIVEKRRKLIEKKADLLTDAALEESKQADFSQELESWRREWQEVAADLGGDRKIHPAEAGDLLENLRSCFSKLKEGEDLRRRIDGISRDNQLFVEAALTLAKRLAPAHVSQSPEEIVAQLKALLKQARTDKTLRDGYLKKEKSEKEEARLLAEERKALEQQLAELCRQAGRVLPEELEAAEKRSAQYQSLSKRLAQTERILIEGADGLPLGELESQAATIDPDDLSGEISRLTQEIEQDLAPESKRLAERIGEKRNQLRQMDGNASAAEAAEEGARILAKLRRLTERYIELKVAGHILKSEIERFRRENQTPVLAITSRYFKELTLGSFAGLQTDENDQGEPILVGTRANGDRVLVERMSTGTRDQLFLALRLASLEWRLAGHEPMPFILDDILVNADDARSRAALKILGEMAGKTQVILFTHHRRIVDEALQLAAGSGILVHELGS from the coding sequence ATGAGGATTTCCAGGCTCGAACTCAAGGCCTTTGCCCGGTTCAGCGATCACACCCTGGAACTGGGCCCCGGCCTGCACATCGTTTACGGCCCCAACGAGGCCGGGAAGAGCAGCACCCTCAGGGCGCTCAAGGCCTGGCTCTTCGGTTTCCCGGAGAGAACCCACGATAATTTCCGCCATGCCAACGACCAGTTATTGGTGGGCGGATGCCTCCGGGCCGAAGATGGCCGCGAGCTTGCCTTTTACCGGCGCAAAAAGAGAAAGGCGGATGTGCTTGACTGTGAAGGCAAGCCCCTTGAACCGGGAGCGCTTGCCGCTTTTTTACCCATAACCGAGCAGGCGGTTTTCGAGTCTCTCTATGGCCTGAGCCATGAGGATCTTGTCCGAGGCGGTGAGGATATCCTGGCCCAGAAGGGCGAAGTAGGTCAGGCCCTGTTTTCCGCGGGAACAGGGATCTCTTCCCTGCGCGGGGTTCTCGCCGGACTTGAAAGTGAGTCCGAACTCCTTTTTTTAGCCCGCGGAAAAAGGGAGATCAATGAGGCCCTGGCAGCTTACAAGGAAACGCAACGGATCGTGCGGGACAACTCCCTTTCCAGTCGGGATTGGCACGAACTCAATAATGGCTTGGCCGTGGCGCAGGAAGCCCTGCAAGCCATAGAAGAAAAAGGCAAAACAAAGGATCGCCGTCTGCGCCAGTTGGAGCGATTACGGCAGCTCTTCCCCCAGCTTGCTCTGCGGAAAGAAATCCAGCTTCACCTTGCTGAATTAGGGAAGGTGGAGGTGGTCCCGGATGATTTTCCCTCCCGACGTCAGGAGACGGAAAAGGCGCTCCATACCCTGATGCGCCGTGAAGCTGATCTTGCCGAAAAGCTCGCCCAACGGGAGAAAATGGACGTGATCTCCCCTTATCAAGCGGTGCTCGATGCGGAGGAGGCCATTGAAGATCTGCACCAACGGTTGGGCGGCTACAACAAGGCCAGGAAAGATCAACCCAACCTCGAAGGGATGCGGATCAGCTGCAAGAGAGAGGCGGCGGAGTTCTTGCGCATGGTGCGGCAAGATATCTCCCTGGAAGAGGCGGAGACCCTTCGGGCTGTTTCCGGCCGGAGAAAGATCATCAGTGATTTGGCCGCCCACCATAAAGGCTTGGAACAGGGGCTTGCTCAGACAGAAAAAGAGTTACGGGATATCCAACGGGAAATCGCAGTACTCGACGGAGAAATCGGTCGGCTGCCCCAAGAAAAAGATGGTTCCTCCTTGAGCCAGGCCTGCCGCCTTGCCCGTAAATACGGGGCAATCGACGCAGACCTGGCCGCCAGGGCGCGACTGGTCGAAGATAAAAAACGCAGCTGCCTTGCCGCCCTGGCTCGGCTTCCCCTCTGGTCCGGCGGGCTCGAAGATCTTTTAGCCCTGCGCTTGCCTCTGCCTGAAACGGTGCGCAAGTACGAGTCTGCCTTTCAGGTCCATGATGAACAACAGAGGGATATCCAAAAGGAAAGGGAACGGCTACGGACCAGGCTGGCAAAACTGCAGGGGGACATCCACCAGCACGAGGAATCAGGAAGCACCCCCTCGGAAGAAGAGCTTGTCATAATCCGGACTCAACGCGACCTGGGTTGGCAGCTTCTTCGCAGACAATGGCTCCGGGGGGAAGAGCTGGGAGGGGAAGATCTCGCCTTCGCTCAGGATCTGCCGCTGCCGGAGGCCTATGAAAAAAAGGTGGTTCTGGCGGATACGCTGGCGGATCGTCTCCGACATGAGGCAGACCGGGTCCAAGCATTTGCATCCCTGCGCACAGAGCAGCAGAGCCTGACCGAGGCTCTGGCCGAGTTGGAGAAAGAAGAGAGCCAGATCATTCTTGCCTTCACGGCCATTCATACGGAGTGGCAGACACTTTGGCTGCCCTGCTCCATTACCCCGCTCTCGCCAAAGGAGATGCTGGCCTGGCTTGTCGAAGCCGCAACCCTGAGGGAGAAAACTGAAGATCTTTTGGCCAACGAGCGCGAATTGGCACAAAAGTCCGCCGAACGCCAGGAGCTGTGCGCTACTTTGGCCAAGGAACTTGCGGCTCTTTCCGAAAAAATTCCTGCCGAAACGGACGAGCTTGAGCCCTTGCTCCTTCAGGGAGAGGCGGTCTTTGCACAGCTCACGGAGATCGTGGAAAAACGGCGCAAGCTTATAGAGAAAAAGGCAGATCTTCTAACGGATGCTGCTTTGGAAGAGAGCAAGCAGGCGGATTTCTCCCAAGAGCTCGAGTCCTGGCGCCGGGAATGGCAGGAGGTTGCTGCCGATCTTGGAGGCGACAGAAAAATACACCCCGCCGAGGCCGGAGATCTTCTGGAAAATCTGCGCAGCTGTTTTTCCAAGTTGAAAGAAGGTGAGGATCTGCGCCGGCGCATCGATGGTATTTCCCGGGATAACCAGCTCTTCGTGGAAGCTGCACTGACCTTGGCCAAAAGGCTTGCCCCCGCACACGTGAGCCAGTCGCCGGAAGAAATCGTGGCACAGCTTAAGGCGCTTCTTAAGCAAGCCCGCACCGACAAAACCCTGCGGGATGGGTATCTCAAAAAAGAAAAAAGCGAGAAAGAGGAAGCCCGCCTCCTGGCAGAAGAACGTAAAGCCCTGGAGCAACAGCTTGCAGAACTCTGCCGCCAAGCCGGAAGGGTTTTACCCGAAGAACTGGAGGCGGCGGAAAAACGCTCGGCCCAGTACCAGAGCCTTTCGAAACGCCTTGCCCAGACCGAGCGAATCCTGATCGAAGGGGCAGACGGCCTTCCCCTTGGTGAACTGGAGAGTCAAGCCGCGACAATCGACCCGGACGATCTTTCTGGCGAAATCAGCCGCCTGACCCAGGAAATCGAACAGGACCTGGCCCCGGAAAGCAAGCGCCTCGCCGAGCGCATCGGCGAAAAGAGAAATCAGCTCCGCCAGATGGACGGCAATGCCTCCGCCGCTGAAGCGGCGGAAGAGGGCGCCCGGATATTGGCCAAGCTCCGCCGGTTGACGGAGCGCTATATCGAACTCAAGGTGGCAGGGCATATCCTGAAAAGCGAGATCGAACGGTTTCGCCGCGAAAACCAGACCCCGGTGCTGGCCATCACCTCCCGCTATTTCAAGGAGCTTACCCTGGGCTCCTTTGCCGGATTGCAGACAGATGAAAATGATCAAGGAGAGCCGATACTGGTTGGCACAAGGGCAAACGGCGACAGGGTTTTAGTGGAACGGATGAGTACTGGCACCCGGGATCAACTGTTCCTTGCCCTGCGCCTGGCCTCTCTGGAGTGGCGCCTTGCCGGTCATGAGCCCATGCCTTTTATCCTCGATGATATTCTGGTCAACGCCGACGATGCCCGTTCCCGGGCAGCCCTGAAGATTCTTGGGGAGATGGCAGGCAAAACCCAGGTGATTCTCTTTACCCATCACCGGAGGATCGTTGATGAGGCACTCCAGCTTGCCGCAGGCAGCGGAATCCTGGTGCATGAGCTGGGCTCATGA
- a CDS encoding tetratricopeptide repeat protein: MSSQPEQSPATTFSKESVLVIGLCCLIIGFLSGIVFSIYKTPAGVAGNKVAGEQTEAVSGKLTAEQTQHLLQLELEVQQNPKNIEAWTNLGHLYFDSDQAEKAITAYNKSLALAPNNADVLTDLGVMYRRAGNAQQAVASFDRALQVNAKHETARFNKGIVLLYDLKNQPAAIAAWQELVTLNPMATAPNGQLVSELIKEIQEKK; this comes from the coding sequence ATGTCATCACAACCAGAGCAATCTCCGGCAACCACCTTCAGCAAAGAAAGTGTGCTTGTCATCGGCCTCTGCTGCCTGATCATCGGCTTTCTCTCCGGTATCGTCTTCAGTATTTACAAAACACCGGCAGGGGTCGCGGGAAACAAGGTTGCCGGTGAGCAAACGGAAGCGGTTTCCGGCAAACTCACCGCCGAACAGACCCAGCATCTGTTGCAGCTTGAGCTCGAGGTGCAACAGAACCCTAAAAATATCGAAGCCTGGACCAACCTCGGCCATCTCTATTTTGACTCGGATCAGGCGGAGAAGGCAATCACCGCCTACAACAAATCCCTGGCCCTGGCCCCGAATAATGCCGATGTCCTCACCGACCTCGGAGTTATGTACCGAAGGGCCGGCAATGCACAGCAGGCTGTCGCTTCCTTTGACCGGGCTCTCCAGGTAAACGCCAAACATGAAACAGCCCGGTTCAACAAGGGAATCGTCCTTCTGTATGACCTCAAGAATCAGCCGGCAGCCATTGCTGCCTGGCAGGAACTGGTAACCCTCAACCCAATGGCCACGGCGCCCAATGGTCAGCTGGTCAGTGAACTTATTAAGGAAATTCAGGAGAAAAAATAA
- a CDS encoding PilZ domain-containing protein, protein MGQENRRARRFNLSIAVTLVLHDTKHRLVLANPVRGKLIDISLYGARLSIPHIRTGNNHLFYACNDDPAKVIHLEVLDKEGEDLLVVPAHPVWFDHVLVDPASKHFELGVEFLVPPEDPNITRLHAFVALQPAPLQGGWLKKLLQLGQTFSQMVHLR, encoded by the coding sequence ATGGGCCAAGAAAATCGACGGGCGAGACGATTCAATCTCAGCATAGCGGTCACGCTTGTCCTGCATGACACGAAGCACAGGTTGGTTCTTGCCAACCCGGTGCGGGGCAAATTGATAGACATCTCGCTCTACGGAGCCCGTCTCTCCATTCCCCACATCCGAACCGGCAACAACCATCTCTTTTATGCCTGCAACGACGATCCGGCCAAGGTTATCCATCTTGAGGTCCTCGACAAGGAAGGGGAAGACTTGCTTGTTGTTCCTGCCCATCCAGTCTGGTTCGACCATGTCCTTGTCGATCCGGCCAGCAAACACTTCGAACTCGGGGTGGAATTTCTTGTCCCCCCGGAAGATCCCAACATAACGAGACTGCACGCATTTGTCGCCCTCCAGCCAGCCCCTCTACAAGGTGGCTGGCTGAAAAAGCTCCTCCAGCTAGGACAGACATTTTCGCAGATGGTCCACCTCCGGTAA
- a CDS encoding ArsR/SmtB family transcription factor — translation MKEFVRLMKALSDPNRVKIITMLGVRELCVCELTALLEVAQPTVSKHLRILEDVGLVSFRKEGNWIIYRLNDACEGHARTMLDLVDQWLDKVPEVQGLRQRLPEVDHLRKCLS, via the coding sequence ATGAAGGAATTTGTTCGGCTGATGAAGGCGCTCTCCGACCCAAACCGGGTTAAGATTATCACCATGCTGGGGGTGCGGGAGCTGTGTGTCTGCGAGCTGACTGCGCTGCTGGAGGTGGCCCAGCCCACAGTGTCCAAGCATCTGCGGATTCTTGAAGATGTCGGGCTCGTTTCTTTTCGCAAGGAGGGGAACTGGATTATTTACCGGCTGAACGATGCGTGCGAGGGACACGCCCGGACCATGCTTGATCTTGTTGACCAGTGGCTGGATAAGGTTCCGGAGGTGCAAGGGTTACGGCAGAGATTACCGGAGGTGGACCATCTGCGAAAATGTCTGTCCTAG